Proteins from a genomic interval of Clostridium sp. M62/1:
- a CDS encoding NusG domain II-containing protein, producing MSQTRLADSAPEHKSGQKKRDLLLLAVLLAAAALLFAGREFFAGRPAVMVSVSVDGTEIMTLDLNRNDDIVIESGNGQTNHLIIEDGKAFLTEASCPDKLCVRQGAISETGQSIVCLPNRVIVTIVGTK from the coding sequence ATGAGCCAGACGAGACTCGCTGACAGCGCCCCTGAACACAAATCCGGACAGAAAAAGCGGGACCTTCTTCTTCTCGCCGTCCTCCTCGCCGCTGCTGCCCTCCTCTTTGCCGGCAGAGAATTCTTCGCCGGCCGGCCGGCAGTTATGGTCTCAGTCAGTGTAGACGGAACAGAAATCATGACGTTAGACTTAAACCGGAATGATGACATTGTCATTGAAAGCGGAAACGGCCAGACGAACCATCTTATAATAGAGGATGGAAAGGCATTCCTGACTGAGGCCTCCTGCCCTGACAAACTCTGCGTCCGTCAGGGTGCCATCTCTGAAACAGGCCAGTCTATTGTCTGCCTCCCAAACCGCGTGATTGTCACAATTGTGGGAACAAAATAA
- a CDS encoding ATP-binding protein, which yields MKIHFFRERPRGGGIGAAAAVVFAAAVLLFILVGNMIVENQKTMIETQSGQLRSISESVAANIEVFVEETKDDLAVETGLEQFRTAEAAFAEQNQKPMEETLEEFLREREGTVTGLVYEQGNLSISHWTQEERVLTLVSFMTEQTADTAISIWQDEEENCYLKLQRATEAGGRLSCILSFNDIYEKTAAYIKMGKNGYVMVKSSDGLILMHQVEEQIGQYVLEGRRRMYPGLDFSELETLIEHQESGKGGVEIYNSYWWIEEPPRPVRKVSAYEPVEIGDDFLIVSAVIDYAEITEPLQAATIKIAAAAVCLAVFFGLFLLLIWKLFSRQKAVEQENCRLREVNERLEELRRREEAMAHQQRLQLVGTMAGGIAHEFNNLLTPIMGYSAMMLSEMDERDRYYADIQEILSSAEKAKEIISQISAFSGKNSEQSFQEIPVSQVAARAMLVAESGKPKQVEIVMELVFEPFWMWGNETQIHQIVLNLCTNAFHAMGEAGGRLTVKGRVRKGREFAKNRFFEGKEEQDFYELSFSDTGCGMTEDVRKQIFDPFFTTRRAGEGTGLGLFLVYRMVESHRGLITVESEPGKGTVFCLYFPVYCRSADSASLR from the coding sequence ATGAAAATTCATTTTTTTAGGGAACGCCCCCGGGGAGGGGGAATCGGCGCTGCCGCAGCGGTTGTATTTGCTGCGGCAGTGCTTTTGTTTATTCTGGTAGGAAATATGATAGTCGAGAACCAGAAAACCATGATTGAAACCCAGAGCGGGCAGCTGCGCTCTATCTCAGAGAGCGTGGCGGCCAATATTGAGGTGTTTGTGGAGGAGACGAAAGACGATCTGGCAGTGGAAACAGGGCTGGAACAGTTTCGCACAGCGGAGGCCGCTTTTGCAGAGCAGAATCAGAAGCCCATGGAAGAGACCCTGGAGGAATTTCTCAGGGAGAGGGAGGGAACGGTCACGGGCCTTGTCTACGAACAGGGAAACCTCAGCATTTCACACTGGACACAGGAAGAGAGGGTTCTTACGCTGGTCAGCTTTATGACGGAGCAGACGGCAGATACCGCTATTTCCATCTGGCAGGATGAGGAGGAAAACTGTTACCTGAAACTTCAGAGAGCCACAGAAGCCGGAGGCAGGCTTTCCTGTATTCTGAGCTTTAACGATATCTATGAGAAAACAGCAGCCTATATTAAAATGGGAAAAAACGGGTATGTGATGGTCAAGTCCTCAGACGGCCTGATTCTGATGCACCAGGTAGAGGAGCAGATCGGGCAGTATGTCCTGGAAGGGCGCCGCAGGATGTACCCGGGGCTGGATTTTTCTGAGCTGGAAACGCTGATTGAGCATCAGGAGTCGGGAAAAGGAGGGGTGGAGATCTACAATTCCTACTGGTGGATAGAGGAACCGCCCCGGCCGGTCAGAAAGGTATCTGCCTATGAGCCGGTTGAGATCGGAGACGACTTTCTGATCGTCAGCGCTGTGATCGACTATGCGGAAATCACAGAACCCTTGCAGGCGGCTACTATAAAGATAGCTGCAGCAGCCGTCTGCCTGGCGGTATTTTTCGGTCTGTTTCTTCTCCTGATCTGGAAGCTGTTCAGCAGGCAGAAAGCGGTGGAGCAGGAGAACTGTCGGCTGAGAGAGGTGAATGAGCGGCTTGAGGAGCTCAGAAGGAGAGAGGAGGCTATGGCTCATCAGCAGAGGCTTCAGCTTGTGGGAACTATGGCGGGCGGAATCGCCCATGAGTTCAACAACCTGCTGACTCCCATTATGGGCTACTCGGCGATGATGCTGTCAGAGATGGATGAAAGAGACCGCTATTACGCAGATATTCAGGAAATTTTGAGCTCAGCGGAAAAGGCGAAGGAGATTATCAGCCAGATCTCAGCCTTCAGCGGAAAAAATTCCGAGCAGTCCTTTCAGGAAATTCCTGTAAGTCAGGTGGCGGCCAGGGCCATGCTGGTGGCAGAGTCGGGAAAGCCAAAGCAGGTGGAAATTGTCATGGAGCTTGTATTTGAGCCGTTTTGGATGTGGGGGAATGAAACCCAGATTCATCAGATTGTGCTTAACCTGTGCACCAATGCCTTTCACGCCATGGGGGAAGCGGGAGGCCGCCTGACGGTAAAGGGGAGAGTACGGAAGGGAAGAGAGTTTGCCAAAAACAGGTTTTTTGAGGGGAAGGAGGAACAGGACTTTTATGAGCTGTCCTTCTCTGATACCGGGTGCGGTATGACAGAGGATGTCAGAAAACAGATCTTTGATCCATTTTTCACAACCCGCAGGGCTGGAGAGGGGACGGGACTGGGGTTGTTTCTGGTGTACCGGATGGTGGAATCCCACAGGGGGCTGATCACGGTGGAGAGCGAGCCGGGAAAGGGGACGGTGTTCTGTCTGTATTTTCCGGTATACTGCCGCAGCGCGGATTCGGCTTCGCTTCGGTAG
- a CDS encoding CitMHS family transporter, whose amino-acid sequence MYLAFLGFAMIVVFMGLIMAKKLSPFTSLIIIPVLFGLLAGYGWDTLEYAMAGIKDVAGTFSMMTFAILYFGIMLTAGMFDPMVDKVVSWCKGDPLKVLVGTAVLAAFVSLDGDGTTTVMICCTAMIPIYERLKIKKIYLATLIILQNCIMNLIPWGGPTARVMSVMHLDAGEILAPLVPGMVLSAIYVIGVSYYLGLKERKRLGVSKDVENHAVKVQLSEEEKAWKRPGLIWFNLILTAAIIAALIMGLASSAILFGVGTAVALLVNYPNQKIQRNVISSIAPDMINVVMMVLGAGVLMGILNGPENAGMSNAIAEFLVAVIPESLAKYFAVVIAVVSAPGTYLLNNDAFYYGVLPPLAATAKAYGFTDLNVGFAALMGQAFHFLSPLVPFIYLLMDKTEITLAQYQGYIFKWCIGIFVIFMAAGLATGYLPIL is encoded by the coding sequence ATGTATTTAGCTTTTCTGGGCTTTGCCATGATCGTAGTATTTATGGGACTGATTATGGCAAAAAAATTAAGCCCGTTTACGTCACTGATTATCATTCCTGTGCTTTTCGGTCTGCTGGCAGGCTACGGCTGGGATACGCTGGAATATGCCATGGCCGGAATTAAGGATGTGGCCGGCACCTTTTCCATGATGACCTTTGCCATCCTGTATTTTGGAATCATGCTCACGGCGGGAATGTTTGACCCTATGGTGGACAAGGTAGTTTCCTGGTGCAAGGGAGACCCGCTGAAGGTTTTGGTGGGAACGGCCGTACTGGCTGCCTTCGTGTCACTGGACGGGGACGGCACCACCACGGTCATGATCTGCTGTACTGCCATGATCCCGATCTATGAGCGCCTGAAAATTAAAAAAATCTATCTTGCGACTCTGATTATCCTTCAGAACTGTATTATGAACCTGATTCCCTGGGGCGGCCCAACGGCCCGCGTTATGTCGGTGATGCATCTGGATGCTGGAGAAATCCTGGCTCCTCTGGTACCTGGTATGGTTCTCTCGGCGATTTACGTCATCGGAGTGTCCTATTATCTGGGACTGAAGGAGAGAAAACGCCTGGGCGTGTCAAAGGATGTGGAGAATCACGCGGTTAAGGTACAGCTTTCAGAGGAGGAGAAAGCATGGAAGAGGCCAGGGCTTATCTGGTTTAACCTGATCCTCACAGCGGCTATCATTGCAGCCCTGATTATGGGACTGGCTTCCTCTGCCATCCTGTTCGGAGTGGGAACAGCGGTTGCCCTCCTCGTCAACTATCCCAATCAGAAGATTCAGAGAAATGTCATCAGCTCCATTGCTCCGGATATGATCAACGTGGTCATGATGGTCCTCGGTGCCGGTGTGCTGATGGGTATTTTAAACGGTCCGGAAAATGCGGGTATGTCAAATGCCATTGCCGAATTCCTGGTTGCCGTGATTCCGGAATCTCTGGCAAAGTACTTTGCAGTCGTGATTGCCGTTGTCAGTGCTCCGGGTACCTATCTGCTTAACAATGACGCCTTCTACTATGGCGTGCTGCCGCCTCTGGCTGCCACAGCCAAGGCCTATGGCTTTACGGATCTGAATGTGGGCTTTGCAGCTCTGATGGGACAGGCCTTCCATTTCCTCAGCCCGTTAGTTCCGTTTATCTACCTGCTGATGGATAAGACAGAGATTACACTGGCACAGTACCAGGGATATATCTTTAAGTGGTGTATCGGAATTTTTGTCATCTTTATGGCTGCAGGGCTTGCGACAGGTTATCTGCCGATTCTGTAA
- a CDS encoding ComEC/Rec2 family competence protein, giving the protein MNRFNRVRHSARLAVACLLSAALLLTGCSGSGLSGQANEEGSLNVTGSTEENSAASSQSSTAEGQVLSADTTVHFIDVGQGLSVLIQSDGHFMLYDGGDRNASSLVVSYLQEQGVETLDYVIASHYDADHLNGVVGALNVYETEKVLAPDYETDTRVFQSFQSVIREKDIPLIHPKPGETYQLGNASFTVLAPQSRSYSSANDYSVAIRLTAGDVSFLITGDAESESEAEMIKTGLPLESTVYAAGHHGSASSGSWDFLQRAVPEYAVISCGAGNSYGHPHVETMEKFEAMGIEIFRTDKQGTITVSTDGSSLTWSVSPCSDYTPGDPDDKPARPAGGSSEDSSVSGFGPSAGSEPSGTVDGNGLHTYILNTSSKLIHMPDCRSVSDMSDKNKAEWSGESFEQCLKENPGYRGCKSCNPS; this is encoded by the coding sequence ATGAACCGATTCAACAGAGTCAGACATTCTGCCCGGCTGGCTGTTGCCTGTCTGCTCTCTGCCGCTCTTCTTTTAACAGGATGCTCCGGCAGCGGATTATCCGGGCAGGCCAATGAAGAAGGCTCATTGAATGTGACAGGCAGCACAGAGGAGAATTCCGCGGCTTCCTCACAGAGCAGCACAGCTGAAGGCCAGGTATTATCTGCTGATACCACAGTGCATTTCATCGACGTTGGGCAGGGATTGTCTGTGCTGATCCAGTCTGACGGCCATTTCATGCTCTACGACGGAGGAGACAGGAACGCTTCCTCTCTCGTCGTATCCTATCTTCAGGAGCAGGGCGTGGAAACCCTGGACTATGTGATCGCGTCCCACTACGACGCCGATCACCTGAACGGAGTGGTCGGCGCGCTGAATGTATATGAAACAGAGAAAGTCCTTGCGCCAGACTATGAGACAGATACAAGGGTATTTCAGTCTTTCCAGTCTGTGATCCGCGAGAAGGATATTCCTCTCATCCATCCGAAGCCCGGGGAGACTTACCAGCTGGGAAATGCATCCTTCACAGTTCTGGCTCCCCAGAGCAGAAGCTACAGCAGCGCCAACGACTACTCGGTTGCCATCCGTCTTACGGCAGGCGACGTGAGCTTTCTCATTACCGGGGACGCGGAATCTGAGAGTGAGGCTGAAATGATTAAGACGGGTCTTCCCCTGGAAAGCACGGTTTACGCTGCCGGCCATCACGGAAGCGCCAGCTCCGGAAGCTGGGACTTTCTTCAGAGAGCAGTGCCAGAATATGCTGTCATCAGTTGCGGAGCCGGAAATTCCTACGGCCATCCCCATGTGGAAACCATGGAAAAATTCGAGGCCATGGGCATCGAGATCTTCCGCACGGACAAGCAGGGAACCATCACAGTCTCCACAGACGGCTCCTCACTGACCTGGTCTGTCAGTCCCTGCAGCGACTACACGCCGGGGGATCCGGATGACAAACCGGCCAGACCGGCGGGAGGCAGTTCAGAAGACAGTTCTGTTTCCGGCTTTGGTCCCTCCGCCGGTTCAGAGCCTTCCGGGACTGTGGATGGAAACGGACTTCATACGTATATTCTTAACACCAGTTCCAAGCTCATTCACATGCCGGACTGCAGGAGTGTGTCTGATATGAGTGATAAAAATAAAGCTGAATGGAGTGGAGAGTCCTTCGAGCAGTGCCTGAAGGAAAATCCCGGATACAGAGGGTGCAAAAGCTGTAATCCGTCCTGA
- a CDS encoding FAD:protein FMN transferase, producing MNQKRLTQAAGVLAGAAVLAACFFLDQKTVPQEPISRSDFLLNTFVTVTLYDTDDEELLTQCMALCREYENRFSKTIADSEIYKLNHRSPDETTFTLSDDTAALLREGLYYSQVSDGAYDLTIEPLSSLWDFTGGQAVIPPQSSIDEAVSRVGYENLSLDGNKLTFLSPDTTLDLGSIAKGFIADRLKDFLVSRGVESAIINLGGNVLCIGTQPDGTPFRIGIQKPFAEYSDVVGYVDIDDMSVVSSGVYERHFVADGKNYHHLLNPKTGYPYDNGLISVVIICPESVDGDALSTTCFSLGLEKGIELLDSTDDACGIFITDDYELHFSEGARELSIYDIHGKPLN from the coding sequence ATGAATCAAAAACGACTGACCCAAGCCGCCGGCGTGCTGGCCGGTGCAGCAGTTTTGGCCGCCTGCTTTTTTCTTGATCAGAAGACCGTACCGCAGGAGCCCATTTCCCGCTCTGACTTTCTTTTAAATACCTTTGTCACCGTCACTCTCTATGACACAGATGACGAAGAGCTTCTGACACAGTGCATGGCCCTGTGCCGGGAATACGAAAACCGATTCAGCAAGACTATCGCGGACAGCGAGATCTATAAGCTGAACCACAGAAGCCCCGATGAAACCACCTTCACCCTGAGCGATGATACGGCTGCCCTTCTGAGGGAGGGCCTCTACTACAGCCAGGTATCCGACGGAGCCTATGACCTGACCATCGAGCCCTTAAGTTCTCTCTGGGACTTTACAGGCGGACAGGCCGTGATTCCCCCTCAGTCCTCCATCGACGAGGCTGTGAGCCGGGTGGGATATGAAAATCTTTCTCTCGACGGCAATAAACTGACCTTCCTCTCCCCTGATACCACCCTGGATCTGGGTTCTATAGCCAAGGGATTCATCGCGGACAGACTGAAGGATTTTCTTGTCAGCCGCGGTGTGGAGAGCGCGATCATCAATCTGGGTGGAAATGTACTGTGCATCGGAACACAGCCGGACGGCACTCCCTTCCGCATCGGCATCCAGAAGCCTTTTGCGGAATACAGCGATGTGGTGGGATATGTGGATATCGACGACATGTCCGTGGTATCCTCCGGAGTATACGAACGCCATTTTGTTGCAGACGGAAAGAATTACCACCACCTCCTAAACCCAAAGACCGGCTATCCCTATGACAACGGTCTGATCTCCGTCGTCATCATCTGTCCGGAGTCTGTGGACGGTGATGCTTTAAGCACCACCTGCTTTTCCCTGGGACTGGAAAAAGGAATAGAACTTCTCGATTCTACGGATGACGCCTGCGGAATCTTCATCACGGATGACTACGAGCTCCACTTTTCCGAAGGCGCCAGAGAGCTGTCCATCTATGATATCCATGGGAAGCCTCTGAATTAA
- a CDS encoding response regulator transcription factor, with protein MAEEKILIADDDPAVRRLLMRVVEGSGFKAQTASDGLEAVRAAQSGEFALILLDIMMNGNDDGFHAIKKLRESGNTTPIMVLSGRSGDFDTLYGLDIGADDYVSKPFNPVILGAKIKALVRRSQAGREEAGEILTAGPFLYNTLTMEFSKNGIPISLSSREHVLMRLFLSHPGQVFSKEQLYELVWNNTAVDDNVIMVYISHLRNKIEDSPKNPRFIKTVWGIGYTFSCTGQG; from the coding sequence ATGGCTGAAGAAAAGATACTGATTGCTGACGATGATCCGGCTGTCCGCCGGCTTCTCATGCGCGTTGTGGAGGGGAGCGGCTTTAAGGCTCAGACGGCCAGCGACGGACTGGAGGCTGTCCGCGCAGCCCAGAGCGGGGAGTTTGCCCTGATTCTCCTGGACATTATGATGAACGGGAATGACGACGGCTTTCATGCCATTAAGAAGCTCAGAGAGTCCGGAAACACTACTCCCATCATGGTTCTCAGCGGAAGGAGCGGTGACTTTGACACCCTCTACGGGCTGGACATCGGAGCCGATGACTACGTGTCCAAGCCCTTTAACCCCGTCATTCTGGGCGCCAAGATCAAGGCGCTGGTGCGCAGAAGCCAGGCCGGACGGGAAGAGGCAGGGGAAATTCTCACAGCAGGGCCCTTTCTCTACAACACCCTTACCATGGAATTTTCAAAGAACGGGATTCCCATCTCCCTCTCCTCCAGGGAGCATGTGCTGATGCGCCTTTTTTTGTCCCACCCGGGCCAGGTGTTCTCAAAGGAGCAGCTCTATGAGCTTGTCTGGAACAATACCGCAGTGGATGACAACGTAATTATGGTCTACATCAGCCACCTGAGAAACAAGATTGAGGACAGTCCGAAAAATCCGCGGTTTATCAAAACTGTCTGGGGGATCGGCTATACCTTCTCCTGCACCGGTCAGGGCTGA
- a CDS encoding LL-diaminopimelate aminotransferase, with the protein MAADINHNYENLQESYLFAETAKRVNAYSHSHPEAKLIRMGIGDVTRPLPEAVVKALHRASDEMGKAETFRGYGPEQGYDFLREAVREYYRRFGVELAAEEIFISDGAKSDLGNILDIFSRSCRVLVTDPVYPVYVDTNLMDGREILYARAGEENGFLPMPEEGMEADLIYLCSPNNPTGAVYTREQLKEWVDFANVRGSVILFDAAYECFVTGELPRSIFEIEGARTCAIEFCSFSKKAGFTGTRCGYTVIPMELVRSGKELNRLWLRRQTTKFNGVPYIVQRAAAAVFTEEGERQILENIQYYRDNAKIITETLDRLGIWYTGGEHSPYIWLKCPRQMDSWTFFDFLLEKANVVGTPGAGFGACGEGYFRLTAFSTRENTIEAMKRFYEVFSR; encoded by the coding sequence ATGGCGGCAGATATTAACCACAATTACGAAAACTTACAGGAGAGCTACCTGTTTGCAGAGACAGCAAAAAGGGTGAATGCCTACAGTCATAGCCACCCGGAGGCAAAACTCATCCGGATGGGGATCGGAGACGTGACGCGCCCTCTCCCGGAGGCAGTTGTGAAAGCCCTTCACCGCGCGTCCGATGAGATGGGAAAGGCGGAAACCTTCCGGGGCTACGGTCCGGAGCAGGGGTACGACTTCCTGAGGGAGGCTGTGAGGGAGTATTACAGGCGGTTCGGCGTGGAGCTGGCAGCAGAGGAGATCTTTATCTCAGACGGGGCCAAGAGCGATCTGGGAAATATCCTCGATATTTTCAGCCGTTCCTGCCGCGTCCTGGTGACGGATCCCGTCTATCCTGTCTATGTGGATACGAATCTCATGGACGGCCGCGAGATTCTGTATGCCCGGGCCGGGGAGGAGAATGGCTTCCTCCCCATGCCAGAGGAGGGCATGGAGGCAGATCTGATCTACCTGTGCTCTCCCAACAACCCCACAGGCGCCGTTTATACGAGGGAGCAGCTGAAGGAATGGGTGGACTTTGCAAACGTCAGGGGAAGTGTGATCCTCTTTGACGCTGCCTACGAGTGCTTCGTGACGGGAGAGCTGCCCCGCAGCATTTTTGAGATAGAGGGCGCAAGGACCTGTGCCATTGAGTTCTGTTCCTTCTCCAAGAAGGCGGGATTTACCGGAACCCGATGCGGATACACGGTGATCCCCATGGAGCTTGTGCGCTCCGGGAAGGAGCTTAACAGACTGTGGCTGCGCCGCCAGACCACGAAGTTCAACGGAGTGCCCTATATTGTCCAGAGGGCTGCCGCCGCTGTGTTTACAGAAGAAGGCGAGAGACAGATTCTTGAAAATATTCAGTATTACAGGGATAATGCGAAAATTATTACAGAGACCCTGGACAGACTTGGAATCTGGTATACAGGCGGGGAGCATTCCCCGTATATCTGGCTGAAATGCCCGCGGCAGATGGACTCCTGGACCTTTTTTGATTTTCTGCTGGAGAAGGCCAATGTTGTGGGAACGCCGGGCGCCGGCTTTGGTGCCTGCGGGGAAGGATACTTCCGGCTGACGGCTTTCTCCACAAGGGAGAATACCATTGAAGCCATGAAACGGTTTTATGAGGTGTTTTCCAGATAG